From Candidatus Bathyarchaeum sp.:
AATCACCGACCCCATACCAATTCCAAGTTCTCGAAGATCCCGTTCTATGAAGGTTTCCCAGTTGGGGGGATCGTCGCTTCGTTTTCGCTTAACTAACCGGTTATATCTGGTCTGGGGAGAGGAGTGAACAGCAACCAAAACAAAATCAGGAAAATGTTTCTTGAATTCTTCCATTTCAACTAGGCTACGGATCCCATCGATAACTACCATTTTTCCCATTTTTTGGTTCAGTGATGGAACACACTGTTTTGCTATGGCTGCGGGTCCGTCTAACTCTCTTAAATTAAGCATGACTTTACCCATGTTTTCAGGCGTGGGGTCGAGGTTTCGTCTTTTAACTTCCCCTCGTACGACATCGCCCATAGTAACAACAGAATATCCCAAGTTCTGAACAAATTTTCGAAATACACCTTTACCAGCTCCGGGCATACCAGCAAGCCCAATAACGATTTTGTTTGTTATCCCAAACCCCTCAATATGTTACATGATAGTACCATTTTGTTCATAGCCAATAAAACAGTTGTTGGCAACTAAAACATAAAACCAGATTTTTAGAAGGACAGAGGGAAAAAAGTCAAAGAACATTGAGTCACAGTGCGTGAAATACGCAAGTAATGGAGAGTTGGAGTACACTCGTTTCGGGCATCAAAAGCGTCTAGACACAATCCCCGTTTGGAAATAGCGAATAAATACACAACCGTTACAGACGAAGTTATTAAAACCGCGAAAAGAACAGTATAATGGATATTATACGAGAGATTTGTATGTCAGGAACCATCCGAACGTTTTTAGCCTTTGATATCGAAGACCAAAAGATTCTTCGAAGCATTTCTCATGTTCAAAAAATGTTGGCTAACAGCGGAGCTGACCTAAAGTTAGTTAATCCTGAAAACATTCATGTCACAATCAGGTTTTTAGGAGACATTCAAACCTCCATGGTTGACGCCCTCTATGAAGAAATGAAACAAATCTGGTTTTCTCCATTCACCATACAACTACAAGGTCTAGGAGCATTCCCCAAACCCAACCATCCCCGAGTTGTCTGGGCAGGAATCAAAAATGGCTCCAAAGAACTAAAAGATGTCTTTCAACAACTGGAACCTCGCCTCAGGGGATTAGGATTTCAACCCGACAATAAAGGGTTCAGTCCTCATTTGACCCTTGCTCGTGTGCGCAGTGGCAGAAACAAACTCAACCTCGCAGAAGTAATAAACAAAAACGTGGACTATGAGTTTGGAACAATTAATGCCAAATGCCTCAAATTAAAAAAGAGCGATTTAACGCCGCGAGGTCCAATTTATACTGATTTAAGAGAAGTTTGTCCAAAAACAAGTTAGTTTGGTGATTGTTGTGCCGTGTTCCTTTGAAGAAATCCGTTGGGAAGTTCTGAAACGAGTTAAACCCAGCGAAAGCGACCAAAAAAAGGTTCAAGAACTAGCAGACAAACTAACAAAAAAAGTAAAACGAGCAGCAAAAACCAAAGGTGTTGAAGCAGACGTTAGAATAGAGGGCTCTGTTGCTAAGGACACGTGGCTTAAGGATTGTCCTGAGATTGATGTGTTTATGCGGGTTTCTGAGTCTGTTCCACGGGAAGATTTTGGGACAATTTTGTTGGATATTGCAAAAGAAGCCACCAAAGATTGTGTCCAGATTGAAAGGTACGCCCAGCACCCATACATTGAAGCAGTCACAGAAGATGGAGTTTACTTGAATGTCGTTCCTTGTTACAAAGTCAAACAAGGCAACGTAATCAGCGCAACCGACAGAACTCCATTCCACACAGATTATGTTAAGGCACATCTTTCAGAAAAAATGACGGAAGAAGTCAGGTTACTAAAACGGTTCATGAAAGGAATCAATGTTTACGGCGCAGAAATCAAAGTTGGAGGTTTCAGTGGGTACCTTTGTGAACTTTTGGTTCTAAATTTTGGCTCATTTGTTGAAGTTTTACGCTCTGCTACAGACTGGAAAGAAAAAACAGTCATAGATACAGAAAAACAATACAAACAAACAAAAAGTCTCAAAGAAAAATTTGTTGAACCCTTAATTGTGGTTGACCCCGTAGATAAACAAAGAAATGTCGCCGCTGCAGTAAGACCAGAAAAACTTGACGAATTCATTGCTGCAGCACGAGAATTTCTAAAATGTTCTGCCCTGAAGTTTTTTTATCCCCAAAAATCCAAAGCCCTAACTCAAACAGAACTAGTTGAAAGCACACGTGAACGAGGTTCTTGTTTAATTTTCATCAAGTTTAAAGGAAAAACAGCAGTTCCCGATGTGTTATGGGGGCAACTCTACAAAAGCCAAAAAGCCATACAAAAAATCATCACACAAAATGATTTCCAAGTTTTGCGAAATGCAGTTTGGAGTGATGAAAAAAGCCTGAACGTTTTCGTATTTGAGCTACAAAACCGTTTGATTCCAAACATGAAAACTCAGTTAGGTCCACCGCTGAGCAGAAAAAAGGAGTCTGAAAAGTTCTTGCGAAAACATCTTGGTTCGGGTTTGATTGTTTGTGGACCTAGAATAGAAGAAAGCCGCTGGGTAGTAGACGTAAAAAGAGACTACACTAACGTTATTGAATTACTCAAGGATAAACTACATGACGGTGGCAAACGGGAGGGCGTTGCAGATATTGTTGCCGAGGCTGTTGATTCTTTAGAACTATTAGTTAATGATGAAATCGCATCATTTTATTGTGAAAATTCTGAATTTGCTGGGTTTTTGTCTCAGTTTCTTGATGGAAAGCCGTTGTGGCTAAGTTAAA
This genomic window contains:
- a CDS encoding AAA family ATPase, translated to MGLAGMPGAGKGVFRKFVQNLGYSVVTMGDVVRGEVKRRNLDPTPENMGKVMLNLRELDGPAAIAKQCVPSLNQKMGKMVVIDGIRSLVEMEEFKKHFPDFVLVAVHSSPQTRYNRLVKRKRSDDPPNWETFIERDLRELGIGMGSVISVADYMLINEGSISQLKNKITQLIAKVLKENE
- the thpR gene encoding RNA 2',3'-cyclic phosphodiesterase, with translation MDIIREICMSGTIRTFLAFDIEDQKILRSISHVQKMLANSGADLKLVNPENIHVTIRFLGDIQTSMVDALYEEMKQIWFSPFTIQLQGLGAFPKPNHPRVVWAGIKNGSKELKDVFQQLEPRLRGLGFQPDNKGFSPHLTLARVRSGRNKLNLAEVINKNVDYEFGTINAKCLKLKKSDLTPRGPIYTDLREVCPKTS
- the cca gene encoding CCA tRNA nucleotidyltransferase translates to MPCSFEEIRWEVLKRVKPSESDQKKVQELADKLTKKVKRAAKTKGVEADVRIEGSVAKDTWLKDCPEIDVFMRVSESVPREDFGTILLDIAKEATKDCVQIERYAQHPYIEAVTEDGVYLNVVPCYKVKQGNVISATDRTPFHTDYVKAHLSEKMTEEVRLLKRFMKGINVYGAEIKVGGFSGYLCELLVLNFGSFVEVLRSATDWKEKTVIDTEKQYKQTKSLKEKFVEPLIVVDPVDKQRNVAAAVRPEKLDEFIAAAREFLKCSALKFFYPQKSKALTQTELVESTRERGSCLIFIKFKGKTAVPDVLWGQLYKSQKAIQKIITQNDFQVLRNAVWSDEKSLNVFVFELQNRLIPNMKTQLGPPLSRKKESEKFLRKHLGSGLIVCGPRIEESRWVVDVKRDYTNVIELLKDKLHDGGKREGVADIVAEAVDSLELLVNDEIASFYCENSEFAGFLSQFLDGKPLWLS